The following are encoded together in the Osmia lignaria lignaria isolate PbOS001 chromosome 6, iyOsmLign1, whole genome shotgun sequence genome:
- the Dscam1 gene encoding Down syndrome cell adhesion molecule 1 isoform X41, which yields MWRDPPGGGCNIPTYITMMLLLAVLALTNVACAEDESMGPVFVKEPPNRVDFSNGTGAVVECQARGNPQPDIIWVRADGSAVGDVPGLRQVLPNGNLVFPPFRAEDYRQEVHAQVYSCLARSPAGSVHSRDVNVRAVVTQPYQPEILTEYVIRGNSAILKCSIPSYIAEFVTVEAWIKEDGEVYLPEDPAVGQDGKYLVLPSGELHIRDVGPEDGYKTYQCRTKHRLTGETRLSATKGRLVITEPVASTRPKFPMTENSRTLTTYTVGRDQPLTLPCPAQAFPVPAFRWYKFIEGSSRRQPVQLNDRVRQVSGTLIIREARVEDSGKYLCIVNNSVGGESVETVLTVTAPLAAEIEPSTQTIDFGRPATFTCNVRGNPIKTISWLKDGKPLGLEEPVLRIESVKKEDKGMYQCFVRNDQESAQATAELKLGGRFEPPQIRQAFAEETLQPGPSMFLKCVASGNPTPEITWELDGKRLSNTERLQVGQYVTVNGDVVSHLNISSIHTNDGGLYKCIAASKVGSAEHSARLNVYGLPFIRHMDKKAIVAGETLRVTCPVAGYPIESIVWERDTRVLPINRKQKVFPNGTLIIENVERMSDQATYTCVARNAQGYSARGTLEVQVMVSPQIAPISFGDEPVNAGDLVSVQCVVTKGDSPLEITWTFDSQPIRSDRMDVIVSNSGKRVKQLTIESVAARHAGEYTCVASNAAGSTSHSAKLDVNVPPRWILEPTDKAFAQGSDARVECKADGFPKPQVTWKRAAGDTPGDYTDLKLSNPDISVEDGTLSINNIQKTNEGYYLCEAVNGIGSGLSAVILISVQAPPHFEIKLKNQTARRGEPAVLQCEAQGEKPIGILWNMNNKRLDPKSDSRYTIREEILANGVLSDLSIKRTERSDSALFTCVATNAFGSDDTSINMIVQEVPEVPYGLKVLDKSGRSVQLSWAAPYDGNSPIKRYIIEYKISKGSWETDIDRVLVPGSQQNVAGVFNLRPATTYHLRIVAENEIGASDPSDTVTIITAEEAPSGPPTSVRVDALDQHTLKVTWKPPPREDWNGEILGYYVGYRLSSSDKPYMFETVDFSKEDGKEHHLQIMNLKTYTQYSVVVQAFNKVGSGPMSEERRQHTAEGVPEQPPHDTTCTTLTSQTIRVSWMSPPLSAANGVITGYKVIYGPSDTWYDENTKDTKITSSSETILHGLKKYTNYSMQVLAFTSGGDGVKSAPIHCQTEQDAPEAPIAIKSLVMSAESILVSWRPPSQPNGVITQYTVYTKADNAEEPTSQKVPPNQLTHEASGLDKQRRYDFWVTASTNIGEGEASKIVALAPSVRVPAKIASFDDKFTATYKEDVKLPCLAVGVPAPEVTWKVRGAVLQPSDRLRQLPEGSLFIKEVDRTDAGEYSCYVENSFGHDTVTHQLIVHAPPHSPQVTLTATTTNSLTMKLRPHPTDNAPIHGYTIHYKPEFGDWETAQISSTAQKYTLENLWCGSRYQIYVTAYNGIGTGDPSDMLNTRTKGSKPIIPEAARFIEVSTNSITLHLSAWSDGGCPMLYFVVEHKKKHQQEWNQVSNNVKPGGNFVVLDLDPASWYHLRVTAHNNAGFAVAEYEFATLTVTGGTIAPARELPDVNGGGNDEDPMKIFMANLNLVVPVVAAILVIIVAVIVICVLRGKGHGSDKDDVVYQQTGVGGATLDKRRPDLRDELGYIAPPNRKLPPVPGSNYNTCDRIKRGTVISGTGSIRSHSTWDPRRHMYEELNHCAPNRRCPPPPRMGSAEALSHRGMEDEICPYATFHLLGFREEMDPSKAMQFQTFPHPGNGHSGTMGPPVGHPTNASAHSRSGSQSMPRQNGRYSRVPSQGGGSGTHNVFSPEYDDPANCAPEEDQYGSQYGQYGAPYDHYGSRGSVGRRSVGSARNIPVSGSPEPPPPPPRNHDQNNSSFNDSKESNEISEAECDRDQLVNRNYGVNARGKDGMTTEEMRKLIERNEAPGRQTGTGHGGHGGLLTPYDTVAV from the exons ATGGAAAGTACCTGGTATTGCCTTCTGGAGAATTGCACATTCGTGACGTTGGACCCGAGGATGGATACAAGACCTACCAATGCCGAACCAAGCATAGACTGACCGGTGAAACAAGATTATCTGCTACCAAGGGACGTCTCGTCATTACCG AACCCGTGGCCAGCACTAGGCCGAAATTCCCAATGACGGAAAATTCGCGCACCCTAACAACGTACACGGTGGGACGCGATCAGCCTTTGACTTTGCCTTGCCCAGCCCAGGCGTTCCCTGTTCCGGCCTTCAG ATGGTACAAGTTCATCGAAGGCTCTTCCCGTCGGCAACCGGTCCAGTTGAACGATCGTGTTCGTCAGGTTAGCGGAACGTTGATCATCCGTGAGGCTCGCGTCGAGGATTCCGGCAAATACTTGTGCATCGTGAACAATTCTGTGGGCGGTGAAAGCGTGGAGACCGTTCTGACTGTAACCGCACCGTTGGCCGCGGAAATCGAACCCAGCACCCAGACCATCGACTTTGGAAGACCGGCTACCTTCACTTGCAACGTCAGAGGAAACCCCATCAAGACTATCTCATGGTTGAAAGATGGCAAACCACTTGGATTGGAAGAACCCGTACTCAGAATCGAGAGCGTCAAGAAAGAGGACAAGGGAATGTATCAATGCTTCGTTCGAAACGATCAGGAAAGCGCACAGGCAACGGCAGAACTGAAACTTGGTGGACGAT TCGAACCCCCGCAGATTCGCCAGGCCTTCGCCGAGGAGACTCTTCAGCCCGGACCAAGCATGTTCCTCAAGTGTGTCGCCAGCGGAAACCCAACTCCTGAGATCACCTGGGAACTGGACGGCAAACGACTATCCAACACCGAGAGGCTTCAAGTAGGACAGTACGTTACGGTGAACGGCGATGTGGTTTCTCATTTGAACATCTCCAGCATTCACACCAACGATGGTGGTCTATACAAATGCATTGCCGCGTCAAAG GTTGGATCAGCGGAACACTCGGCCCGTTTGAACGTCTATGGTCTGCCCTTCATCCGTCACATGGACAAAAAGGCTATCGTTGCTGGTGAAACTCTTCGCGTGACTTGCCCAGTCGCCGGATATCCGATCGAGAGCATCGTATGGGAACGTGACACGAGAGTATTGCCGATCAACAGGAAACAAAAGGTCTTCCCCAATGGCACGCTTATAATCGAGAACGTCGAGAGAATGAGCGATCAAGCTACCTACACCTGTGTGGCACGCAATGCTCAAGGATATAGCGCAAGAGGAACCCTGGAAGTGCAAGTAATGG TGTCTCCGCAGATCGCACCAATCTCCTTCGGCGACGAGCCCGTGAACGCTGGAGACTTGGTCTCGGTACAGTGCGTGGTGACCAAAGGCGACTCTCCTCTGGAGATCACCTGGACCTTCGATAGTCAGCCGATAAGATCGGATCGAATGGACGTGATCGTGTCAAACTCCGGGAAACGCGTGAAGCAACTGACCATCGAGTCCGTAGCTGCGAGACACGCCGGGGAGTACACCTGCGTCGCTTCAAATGCGGCTGGATCTACCTCGCACTCGGCCAAATTGGACGTCAACG TACCACCTCGCTGGATTCTGGAACCGACTGATAAGGCATTCGCTCAGGGCTCTGATGCACGCGTTGAATGCAAAGCCGACGGTTTCCCCAAGCCTCAAGTCACCTGGAAGAGAGCAGCTG gggaTACACCGGGCGATTACACTGACTTGAAACTTAGCAACCCAGACATCAGCGTTGAGGATGGAACCCTGTCTATCAATAACATTCAAAAGACAAACGAAGGCTATTATCTTTGCGAGGCTGTCAATGGAATTGGCTCAGGACTTTCGGCTGTCATTCTCATTTCGGTTCAGG CTCCACCACACTTTGAAATCAAACTGAAGAACCAGACTGCACGACGCGGAGAACCAGCTGTATTGCAATGCGAGGCTCAAGGCGAAAAACCCATTGGTATCTTATGGAACATGAACAACAAGAGGCTGGACCCGAAGAGCGATTCTCGTTACACCATCCGTGAGGAAATTCTGGCTAATGGAGTACTGTCTGACCTGAGCATCAAGAGAACCGAAAGAAGCGACTCTGCCTTGTTCACCTGCGTTGCCACTAATGCATTTGGAAGCGATGACACTAGCATCAACATGATTGTTCAAG AGGTTCCTGAAGTTCCATACGGCCTTAAAGTATTAGACAAATCTGGACGTTCGGTACAATTGTCCTGGGCAGCACCTTACGATGGAAACAGTCCTATCAAACGCTACATCATCGAATACAAAATCAGCAAAGGCTCTTGGGAAACCGATATCGACAGAGTACTGGTACCTGGATCCCAACAGAACGTAGCTGGAGTTTTCAACCTGAGACCCGCCACCACCTATCATCTGAGAATCGTTGCTGAGAATGAAATTGGCGCATCTGACCCATCTGATACTGTTACCATCATCACTGCCGAAGAAGCTCCAAGTGGCCCACCAACCTCCGTTCGAGTCGATGCTCTTGACCAACACACTCTTAAG GTAACATGGAAACCACCCCCACGCGAAGACTGGAACGGCGAGATCCTTGGCTACTACGTTGGATACAGACTCTCCTCCTCTGACAAACCATACATGTTCGAAACCGTGGACTTCTCGAAGGAGGATGGAAAGGAACACCATTTGCAGATCATGAACTTGAAAACCTACACCCAGTACAGCGTTGTCGTTCAGGCATTTAACAAAGTTGGATCAGGACCGATGAGCGAGGAACGAAGACAACACACTGCCGAAGGAGTACCTGAACAACCACCCCATGACACAACCTGCACTACTCTTACTTCTCAGACAATCAGAGTTTCTTGGATGTCGCCACCCCTTAGCGCTGCCAATGGTGTCATCACTGGATACAAG GTTATTTACGGACCATCTGACACCTGGTATGACGAGAACACAAAGGACACCAAGATCACCTCTTCCAGCGAAACAATTCTCCATGGACTAAAGAAATATACCAACTACAGCATGCAAGTTCTGGCTTTCACTTCCGGTGGCGATGGCGTCAAATCTGCACCTATCCACTGCCAAACTGAACAAGATG CCCCTGAAGCTCCGATCGCGATCAAATCTCTGGTTATGTCCGCTGAATCCATCCTCGTCTCATGGCGCCCACCAAGCCAACCCAACGGAGTCATCACTCAATATACCGTCTACACCAAGGCCGATAACGCAGAGGAACCGACAAGCCAAAAAGTACCACCGAATCAATTGACTCACGAAGCTTCTGGACTGGACAAACAACGCAGATACGACTTCTGGGTAACCGCTAGCACCAACATCGGCGAGGGAGAAGCTTCCAAGATTGTGGCTTTGGCACCAAGCGTTAGAG TACCGGCAAAGATCGCATCGTTCGACGACAAGTTCACAGCTACCTACAAAGAAGATGTAAAACTACCCTGCCTTGCTGTCGGCGTACCTGCACCGGAAGTAACATGGAAAGTACGAGGCGCCGTTCTCCAACCAAGCGACAGACTGCGACAATTGCCCGAGGGATCTCTGTTCATTAAGGAAGTTGACCGTACAGATGCTGGAGAATATTCTTGCTACGTTGAAAACTCGTTTGGCCATGATACCGTTACTCATCAACTAATTGTCCATG CTCCTCCTCATTCACCGCAAGTCACCCTCACTGCCACCACAACTAACTCGTTAACGATGAAACTGAGACCTCACCCCACTGACAACGCTCCCATTCATGGATACACTATTCACTACAAACCGGAATTCGGCGATTGGGAAACCGCTCAGATTAGTTCCACGGCTCAGAAGTACACTTTGGAGAATTTGTGGTGTGGCTCCAGATATCAGATCTATGTTACCGCATACAATGG AATTGGAACTGGCGATCCTTCTGACATGCTCAACACTCGTACCAAAGGCTCGAAACCGATCATCCCTGAAGCTGCAAGGTTCATCGAAGTCTCTACGAACAGCATTACCCTTCATCTGAGTGCCTGGTCCGATGGCGGTTGCCCCATGCTCTACTTCGTCGTTGAACACAAGAAGAA GCACCAACAGGAATGGAATCAGGTATCTAACAACGTGAAACCCGGTGGAAACTTTGTCGTTCTGGACTTGGACCCTGCTAGCTGGTATCATCTTCGCGTGACTGCTCATAACAACGCTGGTTTCGCGGTAGCCGAATACGAATTCGCCACACTGACCGTAACCGGAG GCACCATTGCACCGGCCCGAGAGCTACCTGACGTGAACGGTGGTGGCAACGACGAGGATccgatgaaaattttcatggCTAACTTGAATCTGGTCGTGCCGGTGGTCGCAGCTATTCTCGTTATAATCGTTGCCGTCATCGTGATCTGTGTTCTCAGAGGAAAGGGCCATGGTAGCGATAAAG ACGACGTGGTATATCAGCAAACCGGAGTTGGCGGAGCTACCCTCGACAAACGCAGACCCGACCTTCGCGACGAGCTTGGATACATCGCACCACCGAATCGCAAGTTACCCCCTGTTCCTGGTTCCAACTATAACACCTGCGATCGCATCAAGCGAGGTACAGTTATAA GTGGAACAGGCTCGATAAGGAGCCACTCGACCTGGGATCCGAGACGACATATGTACGAAGAATTGAATCATTGCGCGCCGAACCGAAGATGTCCACCACCACCACGTATGGGCAGTGCCGAAGCTTTATCCCACAGAG GTATGGAGGATGAGATCTGCCCGTATGCTACCTTCCATCTCCTTGGATTCCGCGAAGAAATGGACCCCAGCAAGGCTATGCAGTTCCAGACTTTCCCTCACCCCGGAAACGGACACTCTGGCACCATGGGACCACCTGTTGGACATCCTACCAATGCTTCTGCCCATAGCCGTTCTGGATCCCAATCTATG CCACGTCAAAATGGACGCTACTCCCGAGTGCCATCCCAAGGAGGCGGCAGCGGAACCCACAACGTTTTCTCCCCCGAATACGACGACCCAGCAAACTGTGCACCGGAAGAAGATCAATATGGCTCTCAATACGGACAATATGGCGCTCCTTATGATCACTACGGATCTCGCGGCTCAGTTGGTCGTCGCAGCGTAGGATCGGCCCGCAATATCCCTGTTTCCGGATCACCcgaaccaccaccacccccacCAAGGAACCACGACCAGAACAACTCGAGCTTCAACGACAGCAAGGAGAGCAACGAGATCAGCGAGGCAGAATGCGATCGCGACCAACTTGTGAACCGCAACTACGGCG TGAATGCTCGCGGCAAGGACGGCATGACCACCGAGGAGATGCGTAAACTCATAGAGAG aaacgAAGCCCCCGGCCGGCAAACCGGCACCGGCCACGGCGGTCACGGGGGACTCCTCACACCCTACGATACTGTGGCAGTGTAA
- the Dscam1 gene encoding Down syndrome cell adhesion molecule 1 isoform X11 encodes MWRDPPGGGCNIPTYITMMLLLAVLALTNVACAEDESMGPVFVKEPPNRVDFSNGTGAVVECQARGNPQPDIIWVRADGSAVGDVPGLRQVLPNGNLVFPPFRAEDYRQEVHAQVYSCLARSPAGSVHSRDVNVRAVVTQPYQPEILTEYVIRGNSAILKCSIPSYIAEFVTVEAWIKEDGEVYLPEDPAVGQDGKYLVLPSGELHIRDVGPEDGYKTYQCRTKHRLTGETRLSATKGRLVITEPVGFKSPIFSNDLSLSAYARRKGMSVVLACNAQGFPVPSTRWYKFIEGSSRRQPVQLNDRVRQVSGTLIIREARVEDSGKYLCIVNNSVGGESVETVLTVTAPLAAEIEPSTQTIDFGRPATFTCNVRGNPIKTISWLKDGKPLGLEEPVLRIESVKKEDKGMYQCFVRNDQESAQATAELKLGGRFEPPQIRQAFAEETLQPGPSMFLKCVASGNPTPEITWELDGKRLSNTERLQVGQYVTVNGDVVSHLNISSIHTNDGGLYKCIAASKVGSAEHSARLNVYGLPFIRHMDKKAIVAGETLRVTCPVAGYPIESIVWERDTRVLPINRKQKVFPNGTLIIENVERMSDQATYTCVARNAQGYSARGTLEVQVMVAPQLAPFTFGEEAANAGEMATVQCAVIKGDLPLKIVWSLNGRHIDVGRVSGDHGYDIPDIVVSRSSKRISTLTIDSVAARHAGEYSCTATNAAGSARHTSVLSVNVPPRWILEPTDKAFAQGSDARVECKADGFPKPQVTWKRAAGDTPGDYTDLKLSNPDISVEDGTLSINNIQKTNEGYYLCEAVNGIGSGLSAVILISVQAPPHFEIKLKNQTARRGEPAVLQCEAQGEKPIGILWNMNNKRLDPKSDSRYTIREEILANGVLSDLSIKRTERSDSALFTCVATNAFGSDDTSINMIVQEVPEVPYGLKVLDKSGRSVQLSWAAPYDGNSPIKRYIIEYKISKGSWETDIDRVLVPGSQQNVAGVFNLRPATTYHLRIVAENEIGASDPSDTVTIITAEEAPSGPPTSVRVDALDQHTLKVTWKPPPREDWNGEILGYYVGYRLSSSDKPYMFETVDFSKEDGKEHHLQIMNLKTYTQYSVVVQAFNKVGSGPMSEERRQHTAEGVPEQPPHDTTCTTLTSQTIRVSWMSPPLSAANGVITGYKVIYGPSDTWYDENTKDTKITSSSETILHGLKKYTNYSMQVLAFTSGGDGVKSAPIHCQTEQDAPEAPIAIKSLVMSAESILVSWRPPSQPNGVITQYTVYTKADNAEEPTSQKVPPNQLTHEASGLDKQRRYDFWVTASTNIGEGEASKIVALAPSVRVPAKIASFDDKFTATYKEDVKLPCLAVGVPAPEVTWKVRGAVLQPSDRLRQLPEGSLFIKEVDRTDAGEYSCYVENSFGHDTVTHQLIVHAPPHSPQVTLTATTTNSLTMKLRPHPTDNAPIHGYTIHYKPEFGDWETAQISSTAQKYTLENLWCGSRYQIYVTAYNGIGTGDPSDMLNTRTKGSKPIIPEAARFIEVSTNSITLHLSAWSDGGCPMLYFVVEHKKKHQQEWNQVSNNVKPGGNFVVLDLDPASWYHLRVTAHNNAGFAVAEYEFATLTVTGGTIAPPVRNGGNENTDVRRYFPWLPSWLDVNVVVPVGATVVVIIVGIVVICVALSRRTRGPEQTRLRGISSADEKYYEGQYDVVYQQTGVGGATLDKRRPDLRDELGYIAPPNRKLPPVPGSNYNTCDRIKRGTVISGTGSIRSHSTWDPRRHMYEELNHCAPNRRCPPPPRMGSAEALSHRGMEDEICPYATFHLLGFREEMDPSKAMQFQTFPHPGNGHSGTMGPPVGHPTNASAHSRSGSQSMPRQNGRYSRVPSQGGGSGTHNVFSPEYDDPANCAPEEDQYGSQYGQYGAPYDHYGSRGSVGRRSVGSARNIPVSGSPEPPPPPPRNHDQNNSSFNDSKESNEISEAECDRDQLVNRNYGVNARGKDGMTTEEMRKLIERNEAPGRQTGTGHGGHGGLLTPYDTVAV; translated from the exons ATGGAAAGTACCTGGTATTGCCTTCTGGAGAATTGCACATTCGTGACGTTGGACCCGAGGATGGATACAAGACCTACCAATGCCGAACCAAGCATAGACTGACCGGTGAAACAAGATTATCTGCTACCAAGGGACGTCTCGTCATTACCG AACCGGTTGGATTCAAGTCGCCAATCTTCTCCAACGATCTTAGCCTTAGCGCGTACGCGAGGCGAAAGGGCATGAGCGTGGTGCTCGCGTGCAACGCTCAGGGATTCCCGGTACCATCCACCAG ATGGTACAAGTTCATCGAAGGCTCTTCCCGTCGGCAACCGGTCCAGTTGAACGATCGTGTTCGTCAGGTTAGCGGAACGTTGATCATCCGTGAGGCTCGCGTCGAGGATTCCGGCAAATACTTGTGCATCGTGAACAATTCTGTGGGCGGTGAAAGCGTGGAGACCGTTCTGACTGTAACCGCACCGTTGGCCGCGGAAATCGAACCCAGCACCCAGACCATCGACTTTGGAAGACCGGCTACCTTCACTTGCAACGTCAGAGGAAACCCCATCAAGACTATCTCATGGTTGAAAGATGGCAAACCACTTGGATTGGAAGAACCCGTACTCAGAATCGAGAGCGTCAAGAAAGAGGACAAGGGAATGTATCAATGCTTCGTTCGAAACGATCAGGAAAGCGCACAGGCAACGGCAGAACTGAAACTTGGTGGACGAT TCGAACCCCCGCAGATTCGCCAGGCCTTCGCCGAGGAGACTCTTCAGCCCGGACCAAGCATGTTCCTCAAGTGTGTCGCCAGCGGAAACCCAACTCCTGAGATCACCTGGGAACTGGACGGCAAACGACTATCCAACACCGAGAGGCTTCAAGTAGGACAGTACGTTACGGTGAACGGCGATGTGGTTTCTCATTTGAACATCTCCAGCATTCACACCAACGATGGTGGTCTATACAAATGCATTGCCGCGTCAAAG GTTGGATCAGCGGAACACTCGGCCCGTTTGAACGTCTATGGTCTGCCCTTCATCCGTCACATGGACAAAAAGGCTATCGTTGCTGGTGAAACTCTTCGCGTGACTTGCCCAGTCGCCGGATATCCGATCGAGAGCATCGTATGGGAACGTGACACGAGAGTATTGCCGATCAACAGGAAACAAAAGGTCTTCCCCAATGGCACGCTTATAATCGAGAACGTCGAGAGAATGAGCGATCAAGCTACCTACACCTGTGTGGCACGCAATGCTCAAGGATATAGCGCAAGAGGAACCCTGGAAGTGCAAGTAATGG TCGCACCGCAATTGGCACCTTTCACGTTCGGTGAGGAGGCAGCGAACGCGGGAGAAATGGCCACCGTTCAGTGCGCCGTGATCAAAGGCGATCTGCCGTTGAAGATCGTGTGGTCGCTGAACGGTCGGCATATCGATGTCGGACGCGTGTCCGGTGACCACGGTTACGACATTCCTGACATCGTCGTGAGCAGAAGTAGTAAACGGATCAGCACCCTGACCATAGACTCGGTAGCCGCAAGACACGCGGGCGAGTACTCGTGCACCGCGACCAACGCAGCCGGATCCGCTAGGCACACGTCGGTTTTATCAGTGAACG TACCACCTCGCTGGATTCTGGAACCGACTGATAAGGCATTCGCTCAGGGCTCTGATGCACGCGTTGAATGCAAAGCCGACGGTTTCCCCAAGCCTCAAGTCACCTGGAAGAGAGCAGCTG gggaTACACCGGGCGATTACACTGACTTGAAACTTAGCAACCCAGACATCAGCGTTGAGGATGGAACCCTGTCTATCAATAACATTCAAAAGACAAACGAAGGCTATTATCTTTGCGAGGCTGTCAATGGAATTGGCTCAGGACTTTCGGCTGTCATTCTCATTTCGGTTCAGG CTCCACCACACTTTGAAATCAAACTGAAGAACCAGACTGCACGACGCGGAGAACCAGCTGTATTGCAATGCGAGGCTCAAGGCGAAAAACCCATTGGTATCTTATGGAACATGAACAACAAGAGGCTGGACCCGAAGAGCGATTCTCGTTACACCATCCGTGAGGAAATTCTGGCTAATGGAGTACTGTCTGACCTGAGCATCAAGAGAACCGAAAGAAGCGACTCTGCCTTGTTCACCTGCGTTGCCACTAATGCATTTGGAAGCGATGACACTAGCATCAACATGATTGTTCAAG AGGTTCCTGAAGTTCCATACGGCCTTAAAGTATTAGACAAATCTGGACGTTCGGTACAATTGTCCTGGGCAGCACCTTACGATGGAAACAGTCCTATCAAACGCTACATCATCGAATACAAAATCAGCAAAGGCTCTTGGGAAACCGATATCGACAGAGTACTGGTACCTGGATCCCAACAGAACGTAGCTGGAGTTTTCAACCTGAGACCCGCCACCACCTATCATCTGAGAATCGTTGCTGAGAATGAAATTGGCGCATCTGACCCATCTGATACTGTTACCATCATCACTGCCGAAGAAGCTCCAAGTGGCCCACCAACCTCCGTTCGAGTCGATGCTCTTGACCAACACACTCTTAAG GTAACATGGAAACCACCCCCACGCGAAGACTGGAACGGCGAGATCCTTGGCTACTACGTTGGATACAGACTCTCCTCCTCTGACAAACCATACATGTTCGAAACCGTGGACTTCTCGAAGGAGGATGGAAAGGAACACCATTTGCAGATCATGAACTTGAAAACCTACACCCAGTACAGCGTTGTCGTTCAGGCATTTAACAAAGTTGGATCAGGACCGATGAGCGAGGAACGAAGACAACACACTGCCGAAGGAGTACCTGAACAACCACCCCATGACACAACCTGCACTACTCTTACTTCTCAGACAATCAGAGTTTCTTGGATGTCGCCACCCCTTAGCGCTGCCAATGGTGTCATCACTGGATACAAG GTTATTTACGGACCATCTGACACCTGGTATGACGAGAACACAAAGGACACCAAGATCACCTCTTCCAGCGAAACAATTCTCCATGGACTAAAGAAATATACCAACTACAGCATGCAAGTTCTGGCTTTCACTTCCGGTGGCGATGGCGTCAAATCTGCACCTATCCACTGCCAAACTGAACAAGATG CCCCTGAAGCTCCGATCGCGATCAAATCTCTGGTTATGTCCGCTGAATCCATCCTCGTCTCATGGCGCCCACCAAGCCAACCCAACGGAGTCATCACTCAATATACCGTCTACACCAAGGCCGATAACGCAGAGGAACCGACAAGCCAAAAAGTACCACCGAATCAATTGACTCACGAAGCTTCTGGACTGGACAAACAACGCAGATACGACTTCTGGGTAACCGCTAGCACCAACATCGGCGAGGGAGAAGCTTCCAAGATTGTGGCTTTGGCACCAAGCGTTAGAG TACCGGCAAAGATCGCATCGTTCGACGACAAGTTCACAGCTACCTACAAAGAAGATGTAAAACTACCCTGCCTTGCTGTCGGCGTACCTGCACCGGAAGTAACATGGAAAGTACGAGGCGCCGTTCTCCAACCAAGCGACAGACTGCGACAATTGCCCGAGGGATCTCTGTTCATTAAGGAAGTTGACCGTACAGATGCTGGAGAATATTCTTGCTACGTTGAAAACTCGTTTGGCCATGATACCGTTACTCATCAACTAATTGTCCATG CTCCTCCTCATTCACCGCAAGTCACCCTCACTGCCACCACAACTAACTCGTTAACGATGAAACTGAGACCTCACCCCACTGACAACGCTCCCATTCATGGATACACTATTCACTACAAACCGGAATTCGGCGATTGGGAAACCGCTCAGATTAGTTCCACGGCTCAGAAGTACACTTTGGAGAATTTGTGGTGTGGCTCCAGATATCAGATCTATGTTACCGCATACAATGG AATTGGAACTGGCGATCCTTCTGACATGCTCAACACTCGTACCAAAGGCTCGAAACCGATCATCCCTGAAGCTGCAAGGTTCATCGAAGTCTCTACGAACAGCATTACCCTTCATCTGAGTGCCTGGTCCGATGGCGGTTGCCCCATGCTCTACTTCGTCGTTGAACACAAGAAGAA GCACCAACAGGAATGGAATCAGGTATCTAACAACGTGAAACCCGGTGGAAACTTTGTCGTTCTGGACTTGGACCCTGCTAGCTGGTATCATCTTCGCGTGACTGCTCATAACAACGCTGGTTTCGCGGTAGCCGAATACGAATTCGCCACACTGACCGTAACCGGAG GTACGATCGCACCCCCCGTAAGAAATGGCGGTAACGAGAACACCGATGTCAGACGTTATTTCCCATGGTTACCCAGCTGGCTTGACGTGAACGTGGTGGTGCCGGTCGGAGCTACGGTTGTTGTGATTATCGTAGGAATAGTGGTGATTTGTGTCGCGCTCTCCAGGAGAACTCGAGGCCCGGAACAAACACGGCTGCGAGGTATCTCATCAGCCGACGAGAAATATTACGAAGGACAAT ACGACGTGGTATATCAGCAAACCGGAGTTGGCGGAGCTACCCTCGACAAACGCAGACCCGACCTTCGCGACGAGCTTGGATACATCGCACCACCGAATCGCAAGTTACCCCCTGTTCCTGGTTCCAACTATAACACCTGCGATCGCATCAAGCGAGGTACAGTTATAA GTGGAACAGGCTCGATAAGGAGCCACTCGACCTGGGATCCGAGACGACATATGTACGAAGAATTGAATCATTGCGCGCCGAACCGAAGATGTCCACCACCACCACGTATGGGCAGTGCCGAAGCTTTATCCCACAGAG GTATGGAGGATGAGATCTGCCCGTATGCTACCTTCCATCTCCTTGGATTCCGCGAAGAAATGGACCCCAGCAAGGCTATGCAGTTCCAGACTTTCCCTCACCCCGGAAACGGACACTCTGGCACCATGGGACCACCTGTTGGACATCCTACCAATGCTTCTGCCCATAGCCGTTCTGGATCCCAATCTATG CCACGTCAAAATGGACGCTACTCCCGAGTGCCATCCCAAGGAGGCGGCAGCGGAACCCACAACGTTTTCTCCCCCGAATACGACGACCCAGCAAACTGTGCACCGGAAGAAGATCAATATGGCTCTCAATACGGACAATATGGCGCTCCTTATGATCACTACGGATCTCGCGGCTCAGTTGGTCGTCGCAGCGTAGGATCGGCCCGCAATATCCCTGTTTCCGGATCACCcgaaccaccaccacccccacCAAGGAACCACGACCAGAACAACTCGAGCTTCAACGACAGCAAGGAGAGCAACGAGATCAGCGAGGCAGAATGCGATCGCGACCAACTTGTGAACCGCAACTACGGCG TGAATGCTCGCGGCAAGGACGGCATGACCACCGAGGAGATGCGTAAACTCATAGAGAG aaacgAAGCCCCCGGCCGGCAAACCGGCACCGGCCACGGCGGTCACGGGGGACTCCTCACACCCTACGATACTGTGGCAGTGTAA